In the Haliaeetus albicilla chromosome 7, bHalAlb1.1, whole genome shotgun sequence genome, one interval contains:
- the NMT1 gene encoding glycylpeptide N-tetradecanoyltransferase 1 — protein sequence MADDGETAVRRPPARPPRPSAEENDHEHCSDCENEAEHGSNRGGLSPANDSGAKKKKKKPKRKKEKGGDQPDQAQDQSVKVNSLPAERIQEIQKAIELFSVGQGPAKTMEEASKRSYQFWDTQPVPKLGEVVNTHGPVEPDKDNIRQEPYTLPQGFTWDALDLGDRGVLKELYTLLNENYVEDDDNMFRFDYSPEFLLWALRPPGWLPQWHCGVRVVSSKKLVGFISAIPATIHIYDTEKKMVEINFLCVHKKLRSKRVAPVLIREITRRVHLEGIFQAVYTAGVVLPKPVGTCRYWHRSLNPRKLIEVKFSHLSRNMTMQRTMKLYRLPETPKTPGLRPMENRDISAVHKLLTDYLKQFHLTPVMSREEVEHWFLPQENIIDTFVVESAPGEVTDFLSFYTLPSTIMNHPTHKSLKAAYSFYNVHTKTPLIDLMSDALILAKSKGFDVFNALDLMENKTFLEKLKFGIGDGNLQYYLYNWKCPSMAPEKVGLVLQ from the exons CGGCTTGAGTCCAGCAAATGACAGCGGagccaaaaagaagaaaaagaaacccaaacggaagaaagagaaaggaggagatcAGCCCGACCAGGCTCAGGATCAGTCAGTGAAG GTGAACTCTTTACCTGCTGAGAGGATCCAGGAGATTCAAAAAGCCATTGAGCTCTTCTCTGTAGGTCAAGGCCCTGCCAAAACCATGGAGGAAGCCAGCAAGAGGAGCTACCAGTTCTGGGACACGCAGCCGGTGCCCAAACTAG GAGAAGTGGTGAACACCCACGGTCCTGTTGAGCCAGACAAAGACAATATCCGTCAGGAGCCATACACCTTGCCCCAGGGCTTCACCTGGGATGCCCTGGACCTTGGGGATAGAGGCGTG CTGAAAGAGCTGTACACACTTCTGAATGAGAATTACGTGGAGGACGATGACAACATGTTCCGGTTCGATTACTCTCCTGAGTTCCTGCTGTG GGCGCTGCGTCCTCCAGGCTGGTTGCCCCAGTGGCACTGTGGAGTCAGAGTTGTCTCCAGCAAGAAGCTGGTTGGATTTATCAGTGCGATTCCAGCCACTATCCACATCTATGACAC AGAGAAGAAGATGGTAGAGATAAACTTCCTGTGCGTCCACAAAAAGTTGCGCTCAAAACGGGTGGCTCCAGTTCTGATCCGTGAGATCACGCGGCGGGTTCATCTGGAGGGGATCTTTCAGGCTGTTTACACTGCGGGAGTGGTGCTGCCAAAGCCTGTGGGGACTTGCAG GTACTGGCACCGGTCCCTGAATCCTCGGAAACTCATCGAGGTCAAATTTTCTCACCTGAGCAGGAACATGACTATGCAACGTACCATGAAGCTTTACCGGTTGCCCGAG ACTCCCAAGACTCCCGGCTTGCGGCCAATGGAGAACAGAGATATCTCTGCAGTGCACAAGCTCTTGACCGATTACCTGAAGCAGTTCCACCTGACGCCTGTCATGAGCCGAGAGGAGGTGGAGCACTGGTTCTTACCTCAGGAGAACATCATTGACACCTTTGTGGTAGAG AGCGCCCCAGGGGAGGTGACAGACTTCCTGAGCTTCTACACGCTGCCCTCCACCATCATGAACCACCCTACTCACAAGAGCCTGAAAGCTGCTTACTCCTTCTACAATGTTCACACCAAGACACCTCTCATCGACCTCATGAGTGATGCTCTTATACTCGCCAAGTCG AAAGGATTCGACGTCTTCAATGCACTGGATctcatggaaaacaaaaccttcCTGGAGAAGCTGAAGTTTGGGATTGGGGACGGGAACCTGCAGTATTACCTGTACAATTGGAAGTGTCCTAGCATGGCACCAGAGAAG GTCGGACTGGTGTTGCAGTAA